tgatctatgtatctatgtaggttcatcgatgaaaatccaaaattcatatgtacatacatacatcgttgttatctataattttgttttatctatatattacataataaaaatatgcttcAACGGTTAATGAAGTTAATTTATAAAACTCTCAACATGAAGCCTCCTCCCACTTAGTCCTACTTAGAAATACTGCGCTTTTTTATCAACaaccttttttatttaaccTTTGATTTTCGGTTTTGCCGTGACCGTgctgtattttttaatgataaatatgatattgatagtgaaatatcaatttttttcttttacaatCTCATCTCATGTTTTATTATCAATCATCGCGTTATTGCTTTACATTGTTAAATTGgtgccatttttcaaaaaattatgtctcaaaaatattattcactCATCTTAATTCATtatgatatttaattaaaaatagtcttatgtcttttttatatatatgtatgaatgtatacctTATATTAGGTTCAATATGcgcctaatgcgccacaatggcctacataataaaataaaataagagagggagaaaacaaaaaataaaattaaaaattaaaagatacaacaaaaaacaaaattatatgtagaCAGGTACACTTTTTGTTGTCGTGTGGGGGCTGATAACAAACTATTGatcttaataaataaaagtaaaaaaaatttgttccgtgaccagaaattttatttttcaattcacatgttttacaaatttcaattcgttcaattaaaataattcatcgttgaccattttatatatgtagctcTAGGCTTGCTCGTCACAAAAATTTACTTCGTCGAAAAGTAAATCCGAATGTGAAGCACACCTCGGTTTATCCTGGAATATTTTCCGAGTATTCAATTGTTTCAACCAATCCAAATTGCAGGTACAATTCCATTGATTACCTGCAATCCATAAGTATTCCAGACTATTTATCGCCTCGTCACTAAATACGCACGAATCCAGTGTAGTAAGAAGGTTGTTATGCAACCACAACATCTGCAAAGATTTCATCTTCTCGAAAGTTCCGCAACCAATTTGCCTAATTTGATTCGAGTTCACATTCACGTACGTGACATTTTCTATCTGAGACAAAGATCCAGCGTCTAAAATCCCCACGTTACTCAATCTCAATACAAAGTTATTGAGTTTAGGCAAGGGAACTGTTCCGGTTAAGTTGACGGGATTTATGGGTAATACAATACTGTCCATATACAACCATACCAAATTAGGTGCTACAACTTTTAACGCGTTTTCGTTAATGTGGTTTATTTCGCATTTAGTCATCCACAATACCGTCAAAGATTGGAGGCCCTCGAAAGTGCCTTCCTCTAATGTGTCAATTTTTAACGTCTCTAAACGCAAACGATCCAATTTTTCGAAAGCGTATCCTTTAAACGCATTGTTTTCAATGTTGACGAGGTTCTCTGAGTTGATGTAAAGCTGTGTGATGCGGAATTTTGTCGTATCAATCCAGTTTTGGGTCAGTTTCCCGTTCGTTacagataaatttaaaaatacgagGAAATCTATGGTTCGTTGCCCATTAGGTAAtttctgaaaattaaaattaaattaataattgctTAAACAGAAACGCATAcggttttatttgaaaaaaatcaatgacATTTGTAAacgcttaaaaataaatcttattcATAAAATGAGATTTGCAATGTAATGAATATTAACgtgtttgatttaaaatatgacATTACCTCGACTTCTTTTTCTATCATTGCCGTCGCATCATTTACATCGATGTCTATGCATGTGATGACGTGGCTAACATCTGTAGTGAAATTTGTGTAACAAATGTTTGAAGACTgtgctattttttgattttttatcacGGTAAAGGACTGAGCTACGGGAAAAATCGACGACAAACATATTAAGAAAATCGTTCCAGATAATATTTGATTCCACTGGACCGTTCTACTTTTTGCCTCGAAGCACctgtaaaatttacattattatctttattcttatttatcttTATTGTTACATAATATAGTATATCACCCAAACATGGAGATTACTCACGTCGGAACAGCCATGGTTTTCCTTATTAAAACGTTCGCACTGGTCGTCAATTATTTTCGGTATGAATGATATAGCATTagaaatttgttaaaaaaatggttaatcttaaataatttaatgttgattaattgaattgtattttgaGATAATGTGTCGATCTACTTGAGATACTAAAATCATGTGGACTTATAATTTTATCTACATTTTCTTAAGTACAACGTTCATACGTATAAATGCACGTAGTGAcaaatgcacacacacacaactaCGAATAATAATCGTAAACTAATTACTTAAGGTTTTACTTAGTTTCAATTCGCCAATCAGTCTGACGAACTTCCTACATTCtaccgatcgctttgaaatgtTTCCATTTTGCGAAGTTTGGTGactgatagagatttcaattgggtcgatggtgaaatataatcgtaataaacacgtttaagaatcgaAAAAATTTGGAGAAGGTGACAGCTCACCCATTGCCAATAGCTGGTATTCTTGTTTTTTTGACTTTCCACCTCCACTCGTTTggtcaaatttaaattgttcaaacgcctataactttatcatttgtacacaatatattataaaatttacattataggttctcattatctcttatgtatatttttacttcactaataggttatatattgaatgataaaactatgtttttataaaattgaaattaccgATGCGGTGTTTGTTCTTTGGCCAAGGCATTTCCACCGCTTATTTGACGTATTTCTTTTCGATCTCttttatctttgttttcaactctctgatttcgactttttgaattgattttcaaattgcgatattttacgaaccgACTCAATTCATAAGCAATTTTAAGGTCATCCCACATGTCGAAGATTAAAACTTCGTTGTtgaaattgtgaaatagaaaattcatccaaatattttgttaaaaaaatgttcaaaccAGGCCCAGCTACTAGTTTTAGTATTGtgtcatcgatttcgtttgacagtaatcggcaaatacatacatacatagcctcaaatttgtaaatcgataTATTTTTACAGTTTCGGATTGCTTTGATTAGTTTCGTATTTACAAGCTGTGTTGACCCAgaaattagttttagtattaaaGTATTTCTAGTATTAAGTTaaactgtaataaaaaaagagttttttaaaaacatggttcatattattatgtagttatacgtatatatataagatgcggtgcaaacgatcgaaaagcgccagacagactgaaccacagattaacgacacgtgtaccttatgcgtgcgcactgctcgcactttcACTAAttgaaatctacccgaagtcccgacatacctaccctgtattcgttatgtgcttctgatacttaagttccgaatttttccttattaaattattaataactcgccagaaagatccaactcaattttaataattaccattttactaATTggatctgtgcacatcgaaaggttactcgtcatctgatctGCAATTTTTCacgtcgagaattgcgtttaaagcagccatccagttaatctgtggttcaatctgtctagcacttttcgatcgtttgcaccaaacccatacatatgtatatataatgggTGAATCTAAATCGACggtctaaatttttttttaattcggtgCAATGATGTTGAAATTATGACACGTTCATATATCAAAAAAGAGAAATTCTATTTACACATTTGataaaaacaatgaatttattttaaaagaaatcatatttacatacattgatatgtaaatatgatttattacctgaacacatattacctaaacacaatctgctttagatcgtcgactttagagagtctttatttcatattatgagCAGAAATGTTTACAATTCGATTAGCCacatttaagcggtttataaaacaaataccgaacgaagccgggtaaaaccactagttaaaaaaaataaaataataagagcAGTGCTATATTTTTCCTGAAAGTTGAATGTGATGTAATCAAAGGTATCAAAGAAGAACTGTAATACAAAAAATGTAATACATTATCATCAAATTATAGAACCATTGACGCTTTAGGTCATCAacattagagagtctttaataaatattatgtattagatgtattatgagcatttataagaattgtaaataggtcttTGAgctgtttttcttattatgtcgtacattaacattagaataatataatactatgattactaacaaaattaaattaaaattgtaaaatagaaaatgattagtagatcagtagttattaaaatagatataagacacattgtgaaataattttgtaataataaaaagcagttaaaaatcaaaaacatttcaatatttattgaaGGTTGAGTACCGTTGAACTCGAAGCCTAGATTTTTCATTACGTCGGCTGAACAAGCTGTTCTAATGGGTTTGATCTTGACAGTATTCATactatgaaatgatttttttcgcgGCCTAGGATTAAAACCTAGTCGGTAGTGGCATATATTCTAAGGAAAAGCTCGCCTTGAATTCAAATTGTGGCACTTGTTCTAAGCACACTCAAGTACAAAGGGTCGTGTCGCCCAGACGAAACGACCCACCCCTTCTCAGTAAACTTATCCAGTTCAACCCCTGCCACATACACACACGGAGCCGTAAATATTTAATGCAGCCGTCTGTAGATCCAAGAAATTAcctttaattatttatacacacatatgaaaGATTATTATTGCGGTCGAGTGGTAAACGATACGGTTCAACGGGAATTCAATACGAGTGATAATtagaatgaaattataatttgggAAAGGGAAGAGATGAGAGGGGATGGGGGGTGGGTGGGTATTAAGGTAAAAGTCGATTAATAACAGGTGTCAAGTCGACGCACGTGGCACAAAGCGCAACTCTAGTTTCAAAGGCCAAAAGCTCTTTTGTTATTCCCTATTGTGTCGGGTGGCACAGGACACAACAACACCTTCATCCCCCCCCAGTTTACCCTCCCCCTCACTCGCCTTCCCCTTGAACGGACCCCTATGTCTGCTTTGGGTTGAAAATGGTGAAAATTCACTTACGACACTATTAGTCGTCTCACCGCGTCTCATGGTGTGAGCTTCAATTGAGATAACGGTGTTTAACGAATGCgtatgggtgtgtgtgtgtgtgtgtgtgtgtgtgtgaggaaAATGTACTTTTCTCGGGAAAAGTTTTTGgatggatttaaatttttcgaTTATTGCGAACGAGATTGGTTGTAttagtattgtatttatttatatacatatgtacatggaggGCTTTCTGTTCGAGTTCTATTTCTATTCCGTTCTAGCGAGAGTCGATTAAAATTAAGACTTAAAAATAATTCTTAGTTGCCATTAATGCAACTGTAAATTATTCATGAAGCTTTCTTATTaataaatcttttattaataCGCTCTCTCGCTATTATTATCACGCTTATGGTAGCTATAGCAGTTAATGTGTACCGAACGATTTCGTGCGTGAAATAATTTTTGATGGTTGTGATAATATAACATCGTTTTTATTACAATTCTTGTTGAAAAtcataagatatgtatgtatgtagctggaCGCATACTTGGGAAATTTCTCGTCCATATATAATAaacgtatataaattgaaattgtaattatactagctgaacccggtatgcgttgcaatgccacaaaacgcatgcaatttccgttcccccttactattcccgttcccgttctcgtttacgttcccgttcccgttgtcgTTCTGGTTTctatttgttggaaaaacgcaggcagcgaacacatttgaaattattcaattgtttgtttattttacgctaaattattgcgttgcaatgccactcattctcgtttttcccatttccgttcccgtttttgggcattttttttacagaaactatCACGGGAATAGACATAATAAcacctgtaagtttcatcgcaatcggttgaatgatataggaacgcatacgtgacagacaaacattgatttttactaacctcttcttagttcagaatcgattttgtcgtgtgaagAAGTTTgctttcttatccgatcgttttcaaatttgccattttgctcggtttggtcatcaatataagtggaaattaTCTCCGCCACTACAATGGTGAAAACTAATCGTAAtacacacgtttgaaaatactgcatctttgttcacggtgacgtctatcatccacactgtcgcatttgttattgaaatattgtttaaattgcctttttattttataattattatttttatattaaagtacATTAGGTTTTTAGATACGtttaatactttattttatatattgtcttaattttataaacaaaatatagaggAGGCtagtatacataaatagataattTCCCGTATATATCATcgtactatttatgtatatttaaactaTGTATACCCACACGGATTAGACGGATTAAAGATATACCTgttattttaatcatttcaaACTTTACCCACTTTAAGAcaagcaatatatatataaatatcttttTGTATTTGAAGGTTTAGAGAAAAGCGGGTATTTCGTTGTCTATTCAATTTGTAGGAACTCAACATTGAGTGTGTAATTTAAACAGCGAGCACGCAAGTGTTATTCGCACGTTGCGATCCAATTCGTATTAAGAAACGAACGACGcgttaaaaattttatgttgtCCCTCGTCTCACCGGCCTTTATGGCACTTTATTTTTCGCTCGTTTTTCCGCTTTTCCGACGGTGCGAAAATTTCGCACGCTCGGAATATTCGTCCCGGGATCCCTTTTTTCACAGCAGTGACGTTAAGATTCCGAACAATTTGTTAACGGCGGCCACGAGCTTCGAGTGCAACccgaaacaaaatataaaaaaaaagataaaaatgaattttccgCTACTCTCCGATGAAAAGCTAACGCAAAAAAAACGGTCGGTATAACACAACGCCCGCGGCTTACAATATATTTCCTTTTTTGATAGGGAAATTCGACGATCTTATCTGAACCGGACAAGTGTCCGAAATGTTTTCACGATTGTAGGTttcctcatttttttttaaatgtgataagagtttaattttatcgACTGATGCGCAAATACGCAAAGTACAAGAGCGTTTAACTCTTAGATCAATCGGAATAATCaattaacaataatttaataatatacatattttatgtctaTTAATAATGCATGTATATGCCAgaaagggccgggccgcaccgctcaactcgcgaacaacttggttgagggcgaccagatcaatgcatgcaggtagatgggacatgccacactcgtcaatttgtttgtcgcacacatttccatacattttttcgtgtcgcgcaacaagtcggccgacaaagttgcacgg
The nucleotide sequence above comes from Arctopsyche grandis isolate Sample6627 chromosome 4, ASM5162203v2, whole genome shotgun sequence. Encoded proteins:
- the LOC143910525 gene encoding uncharacterized protein LOC143910525, producing the protein MAVPTCFEAKSRTVQWNQILSGTIFLICLSSIFPVAQSFTVIKNQKIAQSSNICYTNFTTDVSHVITCIDIDVNDATAMIEKEVEKLPNGQRTIDFLVFLNLSVTNGKLTQNWIDTTKFRITQLYINSENLVNIENNAFKGYAFEKLDRLRLETLKIDTLEEGTFEGLQSLTVLWMTKCEINHINENALKVVAPNLVWLYMDSIVLPINPVNLTGTVPLPKLNNFVLRLSNVGILDAGSLSQIENVTYVNVNSNQIRQIGCGTFEKMKSLQMLWLHNNLLTTLDSCVFSDEAINSLEYLWIAGNQWNCTCNLDWLKQLNTRKIFQDKPRCASHSDLLFDEVNFCDEQA